GACCACGAGACGGTCCGGGTCGCCGCGAAGGTCACCGACCTCGGCGGTCCGGCCGTCATCATCGGTACGGCCGCCAAGTGGGCCACCGTCACCGAGGGCCGCTGGCCGTGGGCGATCGTCGACGAGGCGTACCAGATGCGCTCGGACGCCCTGCTGCGCGTGGCCGGCAGGTTCGAACGGGCCCTGTTCGTCGGTGACCCGGGACAGCTCGACCCGTTCTCCACCGTCGAGACCGTCCGCTGGACGGGCCTGACCTGGGATCCGATGCAGGCAGCGGTGGCGGTGCTGCTGCGCCACAACCCCGACCTGCCCGTACACCGGTTGCCGGTGTCGTGGCGGCTGCCCGCCACGGCCGCGCCCGTGGTCGCCGCGGCCTTCTACCCGTTCACCGGGTTCCGCGCCGGCACCGGGCTCGCCGACCGGGCACTGACCCTCACCGAGCCGGGCACCGGTGACCCGCTCGACGCCGCCGTCGACGTCGCCGCGCGCTCCGGCTGGGCGCTGCACGAGCTGCCCGCCCGGCACACCGTGCGTACCGATGGCGAGGCCGCCGCGGCCTGCGCGGAGCTGGCGCTGCGGGTGCTGCGGCGCGGCGCGGTCGCCTTCTCCGAGCAGGCCCCCGACGGCACGCCGGTCACCGCGGACCGGATCGCCGTCGGCGCCGCGCACCGCGACCAGGTCGCCGCCATCCGGGCCCGCCTCGGCGCGGCCGGCGGGGACATCACCGTCGACACCGCCAACCGGCTCCAGGGCCGGGAGTACGACGTGACGATCGTGCTGCACCCGCTCTCCGGCCGCCGCGACGCCACCGCGTTCCACCTGGAGTCGGGGCGGCTCTGCGTGCTCGCGTCCCGGCACCGGCACGCCTGCCTGGTGGTGGCCCGCGCGGGCATCCCGGAACTGCTGGACGCGCACCCGTCGACCGAGCGGGTGCACCTGGACGTGCCGGTGAAGTTCCCGGACGGCTGGGTCGCCAACCAGACGATGCTCGCCCACCTCGCTTCGCTTTCTGTTGGCTGAGGAACGTTTGTCGGTCTCAATGGGCTCCGATGACAAGTGTTTGGCCAGGTCAGGATAGCTATCCTCCTGATAAGACTGAGGGCGAGCGCGTGCTGAAGCGACTGATCCGGTAGCAGCAACGCGAGTTGGGCTGAGGCAGCGCTCTGTACAGGACGTCGCCACACTGGTATGCCATCAATATGCCTTCCCTCAACCCCTCAGTCTTGCCTGAATCTCATGTTCGCCTGCTCCGATGGTTTTCGGAAAGGGCGGGCACAATAGGAGGATATCCGCAACGGTTAGATGATGGTGCCTTCTTGGCCACAAAACCAAAGGGCATCTACAAGCCTGCTGGATGGTCTTACGCCTTGTCGGTACGAATCAACATCGACAGCCCTTATCGCGACGGTGAGATATTCCGTCGCGGCGATGGAACTTGGTGCTTTGCTTATCACCAAGAGAATGCTGACCCGAGGCGTCGGGACGAAGAGTATACGAATAAGGCGCTTATGGAGAACATTCAGCACGGGATGCCTGTGGGGGTGCTCAAGCAGTATGGTGATAGAAAGGCGAAGCCACCTCGATATGCGGTGCTGGGGCTGGCGGTGCCGGTTGCGTGGCATGAGGGCTATTTCTTCTTCGAGGGGCTGAGCGCTGAGGGCCTTTGGCGCATTGGCGATACGGTTTCTGACGTGCTGGTCTGCACTGCCGCCGAGGGCGCTCCGCTCTTGCAGAATGCTGAGCAGCCGCCTAATGACGACTACGACGCCCGACTTCGTGCAGTTCGTCAGATTGTGGCTCGCAGAGGGCAGGCTGGGTTCAGGAGCCGGCTGCTGAAGGCGTATCGGGGATGTTGCTCGGTAACCGGGGCCAATGCCGAGGCGGTTCTGGAAGCTGCTCATCTTCGACCCTATCGGGGTGAGGATTCGAACGTCCTATCAAATGGTCTCTTGCTAAGGTCAGATGTGCATACATTGTTGGACCTCCGGTTGCTTGCGGTGGAGCCAGTTAACCGGCGTGTCAGGTTATCGAGACGTCTCGGCGGTACGATCTACTCCGGGTTGGAGGGAGCTCGGCTCGCTGAGCCCGTCGTGCCGGAGCAGCGTCCCGCGTTAGAGGTCCTGGAGGATGTTTGGCGTCAGTTTCAAGAGGTTGAGGATCAGCCGATCTCGAAGTTGCTGGCTCGACCTGGACGTGATCCTCTAAAATTTGACAAACCCGAGCCGTCTCCAGCCTCCTCCGAATCGGCTGACCTGGTCAGTTACGACCTCTGCTGGTTGGTAGACGGTCCCTCAGTATCGGCATCCGACGAGTGGATTTTGAGCGGCAAAAATAGGTGAAATCGATCGAGTGGAAACGATCAAATCAGCCGGTTCTCAGACTGGCGAAGGTCGGGACAGGTGGCCCCTTGCTGCTAGACCGACGGCGACGATCGGCAGCGCCTCAACGAGCCGATCCAGCTAGGTGTTGTTTCGTGAAGCTGATCCATAACCCTGGTTTGATCGATGATCTTGCGATAGGTCGTGGTGAGCTGATCGAATGAGCAACCAGCGGTGTGGTCGCGCCGGCTGCTGGTCAAATGGGGGCAGATGGTGAGTGCGCACGAATGCCCGTGGCAGGACCTGCCGACTGTCCGCGCCTTCAAGCAGGCGGAGTCCGGCCGGCTAACCATCGCCTCGCCGAGGTGTCAGCTCCTCCTCGCAGGGATGACTGAGGGCCGCGGTACCGGCACGTCCAGTTCACCGCACCGCAGGGACAGGCCGACTTTCGCCGCCGGCTGATGGGTGCGTACGACGGCAAATGCACGATCGGCGGTTGTCACGTGCCGGCGGTGCTCCAAGCGGCCCATCATCGATTGCTACGACGGGCTGTCCCCGCGAGCGGTGGGAAGTCGAGTGGCTAACCGGCGGCGCTGCGCGGTGGCGCGGGTCGGGTCAGTCGCCCGGGGGTGTGTAGGCGGTCCGTTCCCGGGTGGCGGCGTCCACCTCGGCGGGGCTCAGCAGCGGGGTGACCTGCACCCGCAAGCCACCGGCCGCGCCGATGGCGATGGCCAGGGCGGCGGCCGTGCGGTGGTCGGGCAGGTCGCACACCACGTATGTGTCCTCCTCGGCGAAGGCGAAGTAGATCGACTCCACCCGGCCGCCGGCGTCCTCGACGAGGGCACGGACCACGTCGGCGCGCTTCGTGCCGCCGTCGCGGACCAGCCCACCGAGCCCGTCGACCGTGTAGGTCGACTTCAGCAGGAATGCGGCCATCTCACCCGGTCCCCTCTTTCGCCCCCTTGCTCGTGGCTGCGCATACCCGCTGGTGGCGGGGCTAGGCCCGGTGCCTTGTCAGGACCACTGGTCGCCGTACTCGCGGACGCCGTCGACGTCGAGAGTGACGTGGTCGTTCTCCGTCCACGCGCCGGTGGCGGCCCGCCAGCTCGGGTCGTCGCGCTCGTCGATCGGCACCCAGTTGCTCTTGTGCAGGCGCAGCTGGATCGGGCCGGAGCCGGCACCGGGGGCGAGAGTGCCGGTGGTGAAGGTGAGTTCCAGCCAGCCGGGAACCGGGGTGCCGGGGATCGGGTAGACCGTCGGCGTGGGACCCGGGTTCGGCCCGGGCGGCGGCGCGGGGACCGGGAAGA
The Micromonospora sp. R77 DNA segment above includes these coding regions:
- a CDS encoding AAA family ATPase, with the translated sequence MLGLEVPPAVEAERVITAVLADLRSGNHRGVVVDSPPGAGKSTLVVRAAVELAAAGEPLIIVAQTNEQVDDLVDRLARKAPTLTIGRLSAADYRPSDRVKDHETVRVAAKVTDLGGPAVIIGTAAKWATVTEGRWPWAIVDEAYQMRSDALLRVAGRFERALFVGDPGQLDPFSTVETVRWTGLTWDPMQAAVAVLLRHNPDLPVHRLPVSWRLPATAAPVVAAAFYPFTGFRAGTGLADRALTLTEPGTGDPLDAAVDVAARSGWALHELPARHTVRTDGEAAAACAELALRVLRRGAVAFSEQAPDGTPVTADRIAVGAAHRDQVAAIRARLGAAGGDITVDTANRLQGREYDVTIVLHPLSGRRDATAFHLESGRLCVLASRHRHACLVVARAGIPELLDAHPSTERVHLDVPVKFPDGWVANQTMLAHLASLSVG
- a CDS encoding GYD domain-containing protein, giving the protein MAAFLLKSTYTVDGLGGLVRDGGTKRADVVRALVEDAGGRVESIYFAFAEEDTYVVCDLPDHRTAAALAIAIGAAGGLRVQVTPLLSPAEVDAATRERTAYTPPGD
- a CDS encoding HNH endonuclease, encoding MATKPKGIYKPAGWSYALSVRINIDSPYRDGEIFRRGDGTWCFAYHQENADPRRRDEEYTNKALMENIQHGMPVGVLKQYGDRKAKPPRYAVLGLAVPVAWHEGYFFFEGLSAEGLWRIGDTVSDVLVCTAAEGAPLLQNAEQPPNDDYDARLRAVRQIVARRGQAGFRSRLLKAYRGCCSVTGANAEAVLEAAHLRPYRGEDSNVLSNGLLLRSDVHTLLDLRLLAVEPVNRRVRLSRRLGGTIYSGLEGARLAEPVVPEQRPALEVLEDVWRQFQEVEDQPISKLLARPGRDPLKFDKPEPSPASSESADLVSYDLCWLVDGPSVSASDEWILSGKNR